The following are encoded in a window of Chthonomonas sp. genomic DNA:
- a CDS encoding methylmalonyl-CoA carboxytransferase subunit 5S, whose protein sequence is MTRTVEVTDVMLRDAHQSLMATRMAMEDMVPACEALDKAGYWSLECWGGATFDSCIRFLNEDPWVRLREFKRLLPNTRTQMLLRGQNLLGYRHYEDSVVCKFVEKAAENGMDVFRVFDALNDVRNLRTSIEAVKRTGKHAQGTICYTISPVHTVDKFVDMALRLKEIGVDSICVKDMAALLKPQPAYDIVKGIKEACGADTLVHVHVHSTTGVTLVSLMKAIEAGADIVDTSVSSLSLGPGHNPTESLVEMLEGTGYDTRLDLEEIYKARDHFATVRPRYAEYLTDYTGVETEIFKSQIPGGMLSNMESQLKQQGQGERMKEVLEEVPRVRAAAGFPPLVTPSSQIVGTQAVFNVMMGEYKVMTGEFSDLMLGYYGATDAEKDPAVVEKAKEFGKKEPIECRPADLLKPEWEKLQSEAEKLEGNNGSVEDVLTYAMFPQVAPKFFKERANGPLNVGRDPSLAIAKVDESHAGFLKAPIEYEVTINQKRQRVTVAPV, encoded by the coding sequence TATGGTTCCTGCCTGCGAAGCGCTCGACAAAGCGGGCTACTGGAGCCTAGAGTGTTGGGGCGGAGCCACCTTCGATTCCTGTATCCGATTCCTGAACGAAGACCCATGGGTGCGACTCCGCGAGTTCAAACGATTGCTGCCAAACACCCGCACCCAGATGCTTCTTCGCGGGCAAAACCTCCTCGGTTATCGCCACTACGAAGACAGCGTGGTTTGTAAGTTTGTGGAGAAGGCTGCCGAGAACGGAATGGACGTCTTCCGGGTGTTCGACGCGCTCAACGACGTTCGCAACCTCCGGACTTCCATCGAAGCGGTGAAGCGAACTGGCAAACATGCCCAGGGGACGATCTGCTACACGATTTCTCCTGTCCACACCGTCGACAAGTTTGTGGATATGGCGCTTCGCCTGAAGGAGATCGGCGTGGATTCGATCTGCGTCAAGGACATGGCCGCTTTGCTCAAGCCTCAACCCGCCTACGACATCGTCAAGGGCATCAAGGAAGCTTGTGGAGCCGACACGTTGGTTCACGTCCACGTCCATAGCACGACCGGCGTCACGCTCGTGAGCTTGATGAAGGCAATCGAAGCTGGCGCGGACATCGTAGACACAAGTGTGAGTTCGCTCAGTTTGGGACCAGGTCACAACCCAACCGAGAGCCTGGTTGAAATGCTGGAAGGCACCGGGTACGACACGCGTCTCGATCTCGAGGAGATCTATAAGGCGCGCGATCACTTCGCGACGGTCCGCCCCCGATACGCGGAGTACCTGACCGACTACACCGGCGTCGAAACCGAGATTTTCAAGAGCCAGATTCCGGGCGGCATGCTCAGCAACATGGAAAGCCAGCTGAAGCAGCAAGGCCAAGGCGAGCGCATGAAAGAAGTGCTGGAAGAAGTTCCGCGCGTCCGTGCGGCCGCCGGGTTCCCGCCGCTGGTCACACCTTCATCCCAGATCGTGGGCACGCAAGCCGTGTTCAACGTGATGATGGGTGAGTACAAGGTCATGACCGGCGAATTCAGCGACCTAATGCTGGGCTACTATGGCGCGACCGACGCAGAGAAAGATCCTGCGGTGGTCGAGAAAGCCAAAGAGTTCGGCAAGAAAGAGCCGATCGAATGCCGCCCGGCGGACCTTCTGAAGCCCGAGTGGGAGAAACTGCAATCCGAAGCGGAAAAGCTTGAGGGCAATAATGGTTCGGTTGAAGACGTGCTGACCTATGCGATGTTTCCGCAGGTCGCGCCCAAGTTCTTCAAGGAACGAGCCAATGGCCCTCTGAACGTGGGCAGAGATCCGTCCTTGGCCATCGCCAAGGTCGATGAATCTCATGCGGGCTTCTTGAAGGCTCCGATCGAATACGAGGTAACCATCAACCAAAAGCGCCAGCGCGTAACGGTGGCCCCGGTATGA